Within the Rosa rugosa chromosome 2, drRosRugo1.1, whole genome shotgun sequence genome, the region GGCTCCTTACTAGTTTCGAAGAGTAGCTCTTAGTAATTTGTactagtttttttattttatatatggGTGTTTTCTTTGAGTGATTGTAGCTGGAAATTTTAGTACATTTTGATTGTTGCAATAGTTAATTGGATAGTTCATTATGTGTATAGCGTTATGTTGCATTGAAGATTCAAAAGAGTGCTCGGATGTACACCGAAGCAGCAATGGATGAGATTAAGATTCTTAATCAGATTGCCGAGGGAGACCCCGGTGACAACAAGTTTGTTGTGAAGCTTTTGGATCATTTTAAGCATTTAGGTCCGAATGGGCAGCATGTCTGTATGGTTTTCGAGTACCTTGGGGATAATCTTTTGACTGTTATTAAGTATAGTGATTACCGAGGGACGCCGTTGCACATGGTTAAAGAGATTGCATTTCATATATTGGTGGGTTTGGATTACTTGCATCGTCAGCTTTCGATCATACACACGGATTTGAAGCCAGAGAATGTGTTGCTTCTGTCGATGATTGATCCGTCTAAAGATCCGCGGAAGTCAGGTGTTCCTCTTGTCCTTCCAACCGGAAAAGATAAGACTGTGACGGTTTCTGGGGCTTCGAAAGATATTAAGAAGTCAAATGGGGATCTCACCAAGAATCAGAAAAAGAAGATTCGGAAAAAGGCTAAGAAGGCAACTCAGGGTTGTGGAGGGACGGAAACCTCTGAGGATGCTGAGGCAGACTCCACCATAGTTATTCCAGATGATTCTACTAATGAAATGAAATCAAATGGGAATGCTGTGGAAGAACAAGTGAAGAATTCTGTGGTTAAAGATGAATCAACTACTGGTGAAGAAGTAAAAGACAATCACCAAGAAAATAAGGATCAGAAAAGACCAGACCCTTCAACAAGGAAGAAGCTGATGGCAGCCGCTGACCTCAAATGCAAATTGGTTGATTTTGGAAGTGCTTGTTGGACATATAAACAATTCACAAGTGATATTCAGACAAGGCAGTACAGATGCCCAGAAGTTATCCTTGGAGATAAATACTCAACTCTAGCAGATATGTGGTCATTTGCTTGTGTTTGCTTTGAGCTAGCCACCGGTGATGTTCTTTTTGATCCACACAGCGGTGACAAATATGACAAAGATGAGGTAAGTGCAGTTTCTTGATCATGTCCTTTATAATTGTTAAAGAAATTTTGACCGTCTGCGGTACTTCATTGCCTGATTGTTCTGATCTCATATTTTGTGGATACTGAAATTTTTCTGAATATACGTCAGATACACACGCGACTATGTATATATTTAAACAGCCACCAATATTTTAGTTTTCATAATGGTTAACTTTATGCGTGTTGCTATTGTCTCATTATCTGTGTTCGGATGTTCATAATCTCCATAGCTCACACAATTAAATGACATCCAATGGTTATTCTATTTGAACCCTGAATTTATCAACTTACCcgccttttttttattttttatttagcaTTTGTATTTTATTACGTTGCATATTCATGTAATTACACATATTTAGTTATACTTTTAATGACTTAAACGTAAAGCCAGGGTGGTAGCAGTGCCACCAAGCTCTGGAATCTTGCAAGGAAAATGACCAACTGAGTGAGTGGGGtagagatggaaaaaaaaaaaaaactgtatacCTGCCAGCGACCATCAATCTCCCATTTTCCTCCTCATAGGGTGGAAGAGAGGGAGGAGGGAAGGAAGTTGATAGTTGTGGATACCCAATGGGCACTTTTGTCATCTTTGTGTGGAGAGATGTAGGGGAGATAAGAGATGAATTTTATCGTTATTTAGATGGTGAAGTGGGGTTAAGTATTTTAAGATAAAGATGGGGCAGATTGTGGAACTTTGGCGTTTCAAATTGGAACAACCCTTAATTCAAACAGTACATGGAATAATAAAACCTACACCTACACCTTATGGTGAATCTTTCTGTATGTCATATGGTTCTTGATCATTATTGCATCACTGGATTTACCTGCTTCCCACCTAATGTAGTTCCAGAATTGCAGTTACAAGTATACAATTGTCTTTTTTAGTTCATCTCCCTGTCAGATGACTTGCATTCTTTATGTTAGGCTGGTATGAGCCTGGTGCTATTAGAAGTTATTATTGTTATATTGATTTTCTCTCTTTCTGTACATTCTCTTAAGTGGTAttgtctgatttttttatttttattttatttttttggttgatAAAATCATAAGCACCATCAAACTAATATAACTTCTTTTATGCCGAGTTATTACTAATATGTTTGGGTATTAAATCAATAGTTACTTTGATGGGGCAGTGTCCTGATTGATTCTAGAATGAAGGGACTGGACTGTAGTTTATGATGATTTGGAATCCTTGTTATCTGATATATCTTTTCTCTTCAAACAAACCGTTCAGGATGACGTTGAAATTGTTCTTGTAATTTTGAGCATGCTTATAAAGATTCATAAATGACGCCTTGTTTTCGTTTATGCACCCTGTCATAATTCAAGTTCCATGGATTGACTATTTTAAACTTTGCAGGACCACCTGGCATTGATGATGGAACTTCTAGGAAAAATTCCGAAAAAGGTGAGAGCACAATACTTGGCTCTTTGAAAGAAATGATATTCATATGGAATACTTGCACTgctattctttttttattatttttatttttcatgcaAATCAAGAATCAGATGTCCCAAAAAGTAGTATGAGATTTCATTATTTGCCAGTAAGACTGGGTAAATTTTCATAATAATTTTTTGTCCAGATTGCATTAGGTGGTCGCCATTCCCGAGACTTCTTTAACCGATCTGGGGATTTGAAACATATCCGGCAATTGCGTTTCTGGCCTCTTAATAAGGTTCTAATGGAGAAGTACAATTTCAGTGAGCAAGATGCAAATGACATGACTAACTTTCTAGTTCCCATACTTGATTATGTCCCTGAAAAGAGGCCAACAGCTGCCCAGTGCCTCAGCCATCCATGGATAAATGCAGGTCCTCGGCTTCTTGAGCCTTCCATGGCTGGAAATGGGAGTATTTCGGAGATGAGGGAGAAGGATGAGGTGGAAGCATTGGTGGTTGGAATGGAGGATATAGCGATTGATGACTCTTCAAAACCTGTTAAAGAATCCCAACGTGTACCAAATTCTTGACAACAGGCATAACAGGTGGATTCAGGTGTTATACTATGTTGTTTTCTTGccacttgttttctttttccagcATAGAGTTTTCTTTG harbors:
- the LOC133729326 gene encoding uncharacterized protein LOC133729326, with product MADDRDDLSEYSSEDEGTEDYRKGGYHAVQIGDSFKNGRYVVQTKLGWGHFSTVWLAWDTHTSRYVALKIQKSARMYTEAAMDEIKILNQIAEGDPGDNKFVVKLLDHFKHLGPNGQHVCMVFEYLGDNLLTVIKYSDYRGTPLHMVKEIAFHILVGLDYLHRQLSIIHTDLKPENVLLLSMIDPSKDPRKSGVPLVLPTGKDKTVTVSGASKDIKKSNGDLTKNQKKKIRKKAKKATQGCGGTETSEDAEADSTIVIPDDSTNEMKSNGNAVEEQVKNSVVKDESTTGEEVKDNHQENKDQKRPDPSTRKKLMAAADLKCKLVDFGSACWTYKQFTSDIQTRQYRCPEVILGDKYSTLADMWSFACVCFELATGDVLFDPHSGDKYDKDEDHLALMMELLGKIPKKIALGGRHSRDFFNRSGDLKHIRQLRFWPLNKVLMEKYNFSEQDANDMTNFLVPILDYVPEKRPTAAQCLSHPWINAGPRLLEPSMAGNGSISEMREKDEVEALVVGMEDIAIDDSSKPVKESQRVPNS